Proteins encoded in a region of the Altererythrobacter ishigakiensis genome:
- a CDS encoding M48 family metalloprotease, with amino-acid sequence MRLFCHFAAFIAAFVWAAQPVSAQSVLRDAETEALLNDMAAPLVEAAGLAPGNVDIVLINDPSINAFVAGGQAIYIHTGLINAADTANEVQGVIAHELGHITGGHINRFDEGMSAAGNISILSLLLGVGAALAGASEAGIGIMQAGQRAALGKFLAFTRVQEASADAAGAQYLSDAGLSGRGSLAFFGKLLNQEFRYYRRQDDDAAFTRTHPLSGDRIARLREVYERDPAWGAPDDAEIQARFMRVKAKLYGYLSTPERTLQSYPEYDTSVPARYARAYAFHKSALVDQALAETDALIATDPQNPYFLELKGQVLLESGKPDEALDPLRQATDFSRNEPLISSMLGHALIATEDETNFAEAERVLRAAVARDRLNPFAWYQLGVVYAARGDMPRARLASAEQQVMRRNYPEALRSAQAAEAGLEPGTPDWIRAQDISLQARAALEQLRDR; translated from the coding sequence ATGCGTTTATTCTGTCACTTCGCCGCGTTCATCGCCGCATTTGTGTGGGCGGCTCAGCCCGTTTCGGCTCAATCGGTACTTCGCGACGCTGAAACAGAGGCGCTTCTCAATGATATGGCGGCTCCATTGGTAGAGGCGGCCGGACTTGCTCCGGGCAATGTCGATATCGTGCTGATCAATGATCCCTCGATCAACGCCTTTGTCGCCGGAGGGCAGGCGATCTACATTCACACCGGGCTGATCAATGCGGCCGATACCGCCAATGAGGTACAGGGCGTTATTGCGCACGAGCTTGGCCACATCACTGGCGGGCACATCAACCGGTTCGATGAAGGAATGTCTGCCGCGGGCAATATCTCGATCCTCAGCCTGCTGCTGGGCGTAGGCGCTGCACTCGCTGGCGCAAGCGAAGCAGGTATCGGCATCATGCAGGCCGGTCAACGCGCGGCGCTCGGTAAGTTCCTTGCCTTCACCCGAGTGCAGGAAGCTTCTGCTGATGCGGCGGGGGCTCAGTATCTTTCAGATGCGGGGTTATCCGGACGTGGATCACTCGCTTTCTTTGGGAAACTGCTCAACCAGGAGTTCCGTTACTACCGCCGCCAGGATGATGATGCGGCCTTTACCCGGACTCACCCCCTTTCCGGTGATCGTATCGCACGTCTGCGCGAAGTCTATGAACGTGACCCCGCGTGGGGTGCACCTGATGATGCGGAAATCCAGGCCAGGTTCATGCGCGTCAAGGCGAAGCTCTATGGTTATTTGTCGACGCCTGAACGCACGCTGCAATCCTATCCGGAATATGACACCAGCGTGCCTGCACGCTATGCGCGCGCTTACGCCTTTCACAAAAGCGCGCTGGTCGATCAGGCGCTGGCGGAAACCGATGCGTTGATCGCGACTGATCCGCAGAACCCCTATTTCCTTGAGCTCAAAGGGCAGGTCTTGCTCGAATCGGGCAAGCCCGATGAGGCACTTGATCCGCTACGCCAGGCAACTGACTTCAGCCGCAACGAGCCACTCATCTCGTCCATGCTGGGGCACGCTCTGATCGCGACAGAGGATGAGACAAATTTTGCCGAGGCTGAGCGCGTGCTGCGCGCCGCAGTGGCACGCGACAGGCTTAATCCTTTTGCCTGGTATCAGCTTGGCGTGGTCTATGCCGCGCGTGGAGACATGCCGCGCGCACGCCTTGCGAGCGCGGAACAACAGGTGATGCGGCGCAACTATCCAGAAGCCTTGCGCAGTGCTCAAGCCGCAGAAGCCGGGCTGGAACCCGGCACACCGGACTGGATTCGCGCTCAGGACATATCGCTACAGGCGCGCGCCGCCTTGGAGCAGCTTCGGGACCGATAG
- a CDS encoding LytR/AlgR family response regulator transcription factor, translating to MTIRTILVDDEKLAIQGLQLRLEPFEDIEVIATCSNGREAIRTIKTQKPDLVFLDIQMPGFDGFGVVKGVMEIDPPLFVFVTAYEEHAIRAFEANAVNYLMKPVDPDKLADTIERVRQRLAEKKSADEADKLKNVLAQVAPDQAEALQSGENETSDRFEKLINVKDRGQIFRVEVDTIERIEAAGDYMCIYTAENSLILRETMKDLERRLDPRTFQRVHRSWIVNLDQVRQVKPHTNGECFLVLESGAEVKVSRSYRDVVARFVH from the coding sequence ATGACTATTCGCACAATTCTGGTCGACGACGAAAAACTGGCCATTCAGGGCCTGCAGCTAAGGCTTGAGCCGTTTGAAGACATTGAAGTGATCGCAACCTGTTCCAATGGGCGGGAGGCGATCCGGACAATCAAGACACAGAAGCCTGATCTGGTGTTTCTCGACATCCAGATGCCGGGCTTCGATGGCTTCGGGGTGGTCAAGGGCGTGATGGAGATCGACCCCCCCTTGTTCGTGTTCGTCACCGCCTATGAAGAACACGCAATTCGCGCGTTTGAAGCCAATGCGGTCAACTATCTGATGAAACCCGTTGATCCGGACAAACTTGCCGACACCATCGAACGAGTGCGCCAACGCTTGGCCGAAAAGAAGTCCGCTGACGAAGCTGACAAGCTCAAGAATGTGCTCGCCCAAGTCGCCCCCGATCAGGCCGAAGCCTTGCAAAGCGGCGAGAACGAAACAAGCGACCGGTTCGAGAAGTTGATCAATGTGAAAGACCGCGGACAGATCTTTCGCGTCGAAGTCGATACGATCGAGCGGATCGAAGCGGCAGGCGACTATATGTGCATTTACACGGCCGAGAATTCACTGATCCTGCGCGAGACTATGAAGGATCTGGAGCGCCGGCTTGACCCACGCACTTTCCAGCGGGTTCATCGTAGCTGGATCGTCAATCTGGATCAGGTGCGTCAGGTGAAGCCGCACACAAACGGCGAATGCTTTCTGGTGCTGGAGTCTGGCGCCGAAGTGAAGGTCTCGCGCTCCTATCGTGACGTTGTGGCGCGCTTCGTCCACTGA
- a CDS encoding DUF2141 domain-containing protein: MSGIGKAALLAGCAAALTGMNEPPTGTVTVTITEMRSSEGVVRACMTTNREIFPRCRKDPASHRTVVTASENMTLTFTGVKPGNYAIALLHDENDNGKADRVLGMMPKEGFGFSRDAKVQMAPPKFDDAVFEFDGSAAELTIRMRYML, encoded by the coding sequence ATGAGCGGCATTGGCAAGGCGGCTTTGCTAGCTGGTTGCGCCGCGGCACTGACCGGCATGAACGAGCCGCCAACAGGGACTGTCACGGTCACCATTACCGAGATGCGGTCATCAGAGGGGGTCGTTCGCGCTTGTATGACAACCAATCGCGAGATCTTTCCAAGGTGCCGCAAGGATCCTGCATCTCATCGCACAGTCGTCACCGCCAGCGAGAATATGACGCTGACTTTTACCGGAGTTAAGCCCGGAAACTATGCGATTGCGTTGCTGCATGACGAGAATGACAATGGCAAGGCCGACCGTGTACTGGGGATGATGCCTAAAGAGGGGTTCGGCTTCTCGCGCGATGCAAAGGTGCAAATGGCGCCGCCGAAATTTGATGATGCGGTCTTCGAATTCGATGGCAGCGCAGCCGAGCTGACAATCCGAATGCGCTATATGCTGTAA
- a CDS encoding sterol desaturase family protein produces MVFGLMFAAVSMTLIVALRYLISSGMFAWITVRLRPGQHDGLKPQIRREIKWSLASAAIYGVPAGLAFWSWRHLGWTHMYLDPLDYPVWYMPLSALIYLFAHDTWFYWTHRAMHWPVLFRLAHSVHHNSRPPTAWAAMSFHPIEALSGAIVIPALVLLVPIHMGILGLVLAVMTIMGVTNHMGWEMFPRWLVHSRFGKWVITASHHERHHEEYQCNYGLYFRFWDKVCGTDRGLTTRFAQ; encoded by the coding sequence ATGGTCTTTGGTCTTATGTTTGCAGCTGTCTCGATGACGCTGATTGTGGCGCTGCGCTATTTGATAAGCAGCGGCATGTTCGCCTGGATAACCGTCAGGCTCCGCCCCGGCCAGCATGACGGGTTGAAGCCGCAAATCCGCCGCGAGATCAAATGGTCGCTAGCATCGGCCGCGATCTATGGAGTTCCGGCCGGGCTGGCCTTTTGGAGTTGGCGGCATCTTGGGTGGACGCATATGTATCTAGACCCGCTCGACTACCCTGTGTGGTATATGCCTTTATCAGCGCTGATCTATCTGTTCGCGCACGACACCTGGTTCTATTGGACGCATCGTGCGATGCATTGGCCTGTCTTGTTCAGGCTGGCCCATTCGGTGCACCACAACAGCCGCCCGCCGACTGCTTGGGCGGCAATGAGCTTCCACCCGATCGAAGCGCTGAGCGGGGCGATAGTTATTCCAGCGCTTGTCCTCCTGGTCCCGATCCACATGGGCATTCTAGGCCTGGTGCTGGCAGTTATGACGATTATGGGCGTCACCAATCATATGGGATGGGAAATGTTTCCCCGCTGGCTTGTTCACTCAAGGTTTGGCAAGTGGGTGATAACAGCCAGCCATCACGAACGTCATCACGAAGAATATCAATGCAATTACGGGCTCTATTTCCGCTTTTGGGACAAGGTTTGCGGTACCGATCGCGGACTGACAACAAGGTTCGCGCAATGA
- a CDS encoding alpha/beta hydrolase encodes MLTVLGSLIALLIAAGLALQIAIWRNGPAVLDAVDRITGGSRGAVLAERVSYGPSDKQYLSVYTPKDPLAEPVPVIVFVHGGSWNKGDPENYGFIGRAFVPEGFVVVLAAYRLHPEAVYPAMIEDTAAAIAWTQANIAKHGGDPSRIVIAGHSAGAYNVAMTALEARWLAEAGGSTAQIAGVVGLAGPYDFYPFDSDSTRASFGHVSQGEVTQPITHVRDDAPPKLLVHGEADTLVKPRNSRELAKRLENSGAKVETLYLKDADHNQPLLALASPWRSKSEVFSAFVEFARKARSSVPVKDEMR; translated from the coding sequence TTGCTAACAGTTCTCGGTTCTTTAATCGCGCTTCTGATCGCGGCGGGCTTGGCGTTGCAGATTGCGATATGGCGTAATGGACCCGCAGTCCTTGATGCGGTGGACCGCATTACAGGCGGCTCACGCGGAGCGGTTCTTGCGGAACGCGTGAGCTATGGACCAAGCGACAAGCAGTATCTGTCTGTTTACACACCCAAAGATCCATTGGCAGAGCCAGTGCCCGTCATTGTTTTCGTGCATGGCGGCAGCTGGAACAAAGGCGATCCGGAAAATTACGGTTTTATCGGACGCGCGTTCGTGCCCGAAGGGTTCGTGGTTGTGCTAGCCGCCTATCGCCTGCACCCTGAGGCGGTCTATCCCGCCATGATCGAAGATACGGCAGCTGCGATTGCGTGGACACAGGCCAATATTGCCAAGCATGGCGGAGATCCGTCGCGCATTGTCATCGCGGGCCATTCGGCGGGCGCCTATAATGTTGCCATGACAGCATTGGAGGCGCGCTGGTTAGCCGAAGCGGGTGGGAGCACTGCGCAGATCGCAGGCGTTGTGGGCCTTGCAGGCCCTTATGACTTCTACCCCTTCGATAGCGACTCGACCCGGGCATCGTTTGGACATGTCTCACAAGGCGAAGTCACCCAGCCGATCACCCACGTGCGCGATGACGCCCCGCCAAAGCTTTTGGTGCATGGCGAAGCCGACACTCTGGTCAAACCGCGCAATTCGCGCGAATTGGCCAAGCGCTTGGAGAATTCAGGCGCCAAGGTCGAAACGCTCTATCTCAAAGATGCCGATCACAACCAGCCACTATTGGCGCTGGCGAGCCCGTGGAGGAGCAAATCGGAAGTCTTCAGCGCCTTTGTCGAGTTTGCGCGGAAGGCACGCTCTTCAGTTCCAGTTAAGGACGAAATGCGTTAG
- a CDS encoding MmcB family DNA repair protein has product MSSAIPDTTDSQVSSVSAVSAAEVARGVMRLFARNDIWCLPEMPLRNKRRADLMGVDAKGQIVIVEIKVARGDLLGDGKWPDYLEFCDRFYWALAPELDRSPLDSPDYQPEACGVIIADGYDAEIIRPAPLHPLAAARRKKEVERLARTALRRHTGLIDPRSAELFPGL; this is encoded by the coding sequence ATGTCGAGCGCCATTCCAGACACAACTGATTCGCAAGTTTCTTCAGTTTCGGCTGTGAGCGCGGCAGAGGTTGCGCGAGGTGTCATGCGCTTGTTTGCGCGCAACGATATCTGGTGTCTGCCAGAGATGCCGCTCCGCAACAAACGACGCGCCGACCTGATGGGTGTAGACGCCAAGGGCCAGATCGTAATCGTAGAGATCAAAGTCGCGCGAGGCGACTTGCTGGGTGACGGGAAGTGGCCTGATTATCTAGAATTTTGCGATCGCTTCTATTGGGCGCTTGCACCTGAACTGGATCGCAGCCCGCTGGATAGTCCGGATTACCAGCCCGAAGCCTGCGGTGTGATTATTGCTGATGGCTACGATGCGGAGATCATTCGTCCCGCCCCGTTGCACCCATTGGCCGCCGCCCGGCGCAAGAAAGAGGTAGAGCGGCTCGCCCGCACCGCCTTGCGGCGCCATACCGGGCTGATCGATCCGCGCAGCGCGGAGCTGTTTCCGGGCTTATAG
- a CDS encoding DsbA family protein encodes MDARTSNFLITAAIALLCGFGGAAAFNATGFGDARTKEYLLSNPEILPQMAEAYQRQEAERRLAGIADQVMGEFSGAVLGNPEGSKVLVKFTDYNCGFCRASRPDIDRLIAEDPELKVVIREWPIFRGSEIASRMGLAAAKQGKFAEFHDAMFELAPATPESVEQAAEQAGMNIDQARIDMASDEVSTEIAKNNALAAQLGFGGTPSWVTSNSAFEGAVGYAALKDAVDKAGS; translated from the coding sequence ATGGACGCTCGGACTTCAAACTTCCTGATTACCGCAGCAATCGCCCTGCTATGCGGGTTTGGCGGGGCGGCAGCCTTCAATGCGACCGGCTTCGGTGACGCGCGGACCAAGGAATATCTGCTCAGCAACCCTGAAATTCTGCCGCAAATGGCAGAGGCCTATCAACGTCAGGAGGCCGAGCGGCGCTTGGCCGGTATTGCCGACCAAGTGATGGGCGAATTTTCAGGAGCAGTTCTGGGCAATCCCGAAGGCTCCAAGGTTCTGGTCAAGTTCACTGACTACAATTGCGGGTTCTGCCGCGCCAGCCGGCCCGATATTGATCGGCTCATTGCAGAAGATCCCGAGCTCAAGGTCGTGATCCGCGAATGGCCGATCTTCCGTGGCAGCGAAATCGCCTCACGCATGGGACTCGCCGCGGCCAAGCAAGGAAAGTTTGCTGAATTCCATGACGCCATGTTCGAACTTGCTCCGGCAACGCCGGAAAGCGTTGAACAGGCTGCCGAGCAAGCGGGAATGAACATTGATCAGGCGCGCATCGACATGGCTAGCGACGAAGTGTCAACTGAAATTGCCAAGAACAATGCGCTCGCCGCGCAGCTTGGGTTTGGCGGGACGCCCAGTTGGGTAACTAGCAATTCCGCTTTCGAAGGTGCGGTGGGCTATGCTGCACTCAAAGACGCGGTCGACAAAGCTGGGAGCTGA
- a CDS encoding HD domain-containing protein, producing MATIEHPGSENHERAKFSEMKQGTAEDWAIIGGEYRNFAKGVADRVLDHLKLLDGDFGGFPVCRLEHSLQTATRAYRDGRDERYVVMALLHDIGDTLGTYNHPDVAAAIIKPFVSERDHWICEKHGAFQGYFYFHHVGMNRDIREQYRGNPHFEACAEFCEKYDQAAFDANYDSAPLEFFEPMVRRVMEKPINSMYAKVADD from the coding sequence ATGGCCACGATTGAACATCCCGGTTCAGAGAATCACGAACGCGCGAAATTCAGCGAAATGAAGCAGGGCACTGCTGAAGACTGGGCAATCATCGGTGGCGAGTATCGCAATTTCGCCAAGGGTGTGGCGGATCGAGTGCTGGATCATCTTAAGTTGCTGGACGGGGATTTCGGCGGATTCCCAGTGTGCCGCCTTGAGCATTCATTGCAGACCGCGACCCGCGCATACCGCGATGGGCGCGATGAACGTTATGTGGTCATGGCGCTACTGCATGATATTGGCGACACTCTTGGCACATACAACCACCCTGATGTTGCTGCTGCGATCATCAAGCCCTTTGTTTCCGAGCGCGACCACTGGATCTGCGAGAAGCATGGTGCATTCCAGGGCTATTTCTATTTTCATCACGTGGGAATGAATCGCGATATCCGAGAGCAATATCGCGGCAATCCACACTTCGAGGCCTGTGCAGAGTTTTGCGAGAAATATGATCAGGCGGCGTTCGACGCGAACTATGATAGCGCGCCGCTCGAATTCTTCGAGCCGATGGTGCGCCGCGTGATGGAGAAGCCGATCAACTCGATGTATGCCAAGGTTGCTGACGACTAG
- a CDS encoding sensor histidine kinase encodes MAVLPFQPTPFFANKNRAFWNLQLAGWGGAFLLRASAAIANGQPLDLLAVIIVTTVTGFSISLVLSVVYRQLINRQPIFTWGMTLLALLAAVALYASIEAWVQGIYSAGVSDSTFAQRFIGLIYIPATLLGGWTALYFATNYFLTVEEQADRLERLEAQATSAQLAMLRYQLNPHFLFNTLNSISTLVLLKQTEPANAMLSRLSAFLRHTLIMEPGSTVTLAEEIETLQLYLDIERMRFEDRLRTNFAIEDAANDALLPSMLLQPLVENAVKYAVSPQEEGARIDLTAKVQSGRLKVQVSDTGPGLKGPRQGDLLALAKKGGADTSSTGVGLANIRNRLMQAYGDNHRFETSSGSGGGFTVSIDIPFETADEPAAEAESEPTHSQPAEPAQPSPSVGFRPGRPMESNA; translated from the coding sequence ATGGCAGTGCTGCCCTTTCAACCTACGCCGTTCTTTGCGAACAAGAATCGGGCATTTTGGAACCTCCAACTCGCGGGTTGGGGCGGGGCATTCTTGTTGCGGGCAAGCGCGGCGATCGCGAACGGACAGCCGCTAGATCTGCTGGCAGTCATCATTGTGACCACGGTTACAGGCTTCTCAATCAGCCTGGTCCTGTCAGTCGTTTACCGGCAGCTTATCAATAGACAGCCCATCTTCACCTGGGGCATGACTCTGCTTGCCCTTTTGGCTGCGGTGGCATTGTACGCGTCGATAGAGGCATGGGTTCAGGGCATTTACAGCGCGGGAGTAAGTGACAGCACATTCGCGCAGCGCTTTATCGGCTTGATCTATATACCGGCGACATTGTTAGGCGGTTGGACTGCACTCTATTTCGCAACCAACTACTTCCTGACCGTTGAGGAACAGGCTGACCGACTTGAACGGCTTGAAGCGCAAGCGACAAGCGCGCAGCTGGCCATGCTGCGCTACCAACTCAATCCGCATTTCCTGTTCAACACCCTGAACTCGATCAGCACGCTGGTGCTCCTTAAACAAACCGAACCCGCCAATGCGATGCTGTCACGCCTTTCGGCCTTCCTGCGACACACATTGATCATGGAACCGGGCAGCACTGTAACATTGGCCGAGGAGATCGAGACGCTACAACTCTATCTCGATATAGAGCGGATGCGTTTCGAAGACAGGTTGCGTACCAATTTTGCTATCGAAGATGCCGCAAATGATGCTTTGCTGCCGTCCATGCTCTTGCAGCCGCTGGTCGAGAATGCCGTGAAATATGCTGTCTCCCCACAAGAGGAGGGAGCGCGCATCGACCTGACCGCGAAGGTGCAAAGCGGCCGTCTCAAGGTGCAGGTGTCTGATACCGGGCCTGGCTTGAAGGGGCCCCGCCAGGGAGATCTGCTCGCGCTAGCAAAAAAGGGCGGCGCCGACACGTCTTCGACCGGTGTTGGCCTTGCCAACATCCGCAACCGGTTAATGCAGGCCTATGGCGACAATCACCGCTTCGAAACCAGCTCAGGTTCAGGTGGCGGCTTTACTGTGTCGATAGATATCCCGTTCGAAACGGCTGACGAGCCTGCGGCCGAAGCTGAGTCCGAACCAACCCATTCACAGCCGGCCGAACCGGCGCAACCCTCGCCCTCGGTCGGCTTTCGGCCAGGGCGCCCAATGGAATCCAACGCATGA
- a CDS encoding class I SAM-dependent DNA methyltransferase, which produces MTIEDLIAKWSGTPGGAETSNFQSFVTDLCEALELNRPGIAQKGKLGAYEYEASVPGGSFRSTKGTGSIDLYKRGHFIMEAKQSYLKPEQVPLNLDDDSVPQAPSGARYDRLMKEAWLQARNYARNLPSSEPVSPFLIVCDVGRALELYVDPAGNGRDYEFFPDRQSYRIELAELASDEEVARTEKNPRDLLRAIWTEPKSVDPRFRAAEVTRKVARNLAEVSKYLEEGIRAKGLPEREKNIEIEESSLFLMRVLFCMFAEDIGLLPIRSFEDFLKEAEGNDGYFAHGLRDLFEKMNNANPGNRFSMALKTDVRYFNGGLFENSKTYPLGGFLVHNLYEAARQNWRRVEPAIFGTLLEQALDAKERSKLGAHYTPRPYVERLVRATILDVLEPQWEAIEALPEEKILNAAQAFHTKLVSTRVLDPACGTGNFLYVAMELLQALESRVIERILTLGGEARPRVGPQQFYGLEINPRAAKIAELVLWIGWLRNRLKDDPDDVPEPVLKRSANLNMGRRGRYDAILRLTESGEPNYENPVLAEWPEVEFIIGNPPFIGGKDIRDRMGSDYAEAMWKANERVPRSADFVMQWWDRAAHTLVAEGSSLKRFGFVTTNSITQEFSRRVIAQYLGDVGSLSLLMAIPDHPWTKATKDAAAVRIAMTVAERGTHEGALLEVTSEANLDSDDPNVALAKVVGAINANLTVGASASDAKPLLANHGLCYRGVQLIGSGFIVTEEQTRDLGLGKRDGLEAHIRPYRNGRDLLQTPRGVMVIDLLGLDEKEVRLRYPEVYEHILREVKPERDKNRRETYKRNWWIFGEPRRDLRPALEGLTRYIATVETSKHRVFQFLDIKILPDNKLIAICDEDCATLGVLQSQIHLQWTFANCGLLGVASFEQGHVYVKSKVFDPFPFPDPTDIQRESIAELAEELDETRKAAIAETDKLTMTELYNLREKLRTGEPLSDRDSKRATAARAGIVNRLHEQLDQAVADAYGWGEEWAAGTLGPSEIVARLVSLNHERAKEEKSGRIRWLRPSYQKPRFRSD; this is translated from the coding sequence GTGACTATAGAGGATCTAATCGCCAAGTGGAGCGGTACGCCGGGGGGTGCCGAGACTTCCAATTTTCAATCGTTCGTTACGGATTTGTGCGAAGCGCTCGAATTGAATCGCCCTGGCATTGCCCAGAAAGGAAAGCTGGGCGCCTATGAATACGAAGCGTCAGTCCCTGGCGGTTCGTTTCGATCCACCAAAGGCACTGGCTCGATCGATCTCTACAAGCGCGGCCACTTCATCATGGAGGCCAAGCAAAGCTATCTGAAGCCGGAGCAAGTGCCGCTCAATCTTGACGATGACAGCGTACCGCAAGCACCCTCCGGCGCGCGTTATGACCGGCTTATGAAAGAGGCGTGGCTGCAGGCGCGCAACTATGCCCGCAACCTGCCTTCGTCCGAGCCGGTCAGCCCGTTTCTGATCGTGTGCGATGTGGGCCGCGCCCTGGAGTTGTACGTCGATCCAGCGGGCAATGGCCGCGACTACGAATTTTTCCCAGACCGCCAGAGCTACCGCATCGAGCTTGCCGAACTGGCCAGTGATGAAGAGGTCGCGCGCACCGAGAAGAACCCGCGCGATTTGCTGCGCGCGATTTGGACCGAGCCTAAAAGCGTCGATCCGCGTTTCCGCGCTGCTGAAGTCACCCGCAAGGTGGCACGCAATCTGGCCGAAGTCAGCAAGTATCTCGAGGAAGGCATCCGCGCCAAGGGCCTGCCCGAGCGCGAGAAGAACATCGAAATTGAGGAATCCAGCCTGTTCCTGATGCGCGTGCTGTTCTGCATGTTCGCAGAGGATATCGGACTACTGCCAATCCGGAGCTTCGAGGATTTCCTCAAAGAGGCTGAAGGCAATGACGGGTACTTCGCTCATGGACTGCGCGATCTGTTCGAGAAAATGAACAATGCCAATCCCGGAAACCGCTTCTCGATGGCACTCAAGACAGATGTGCGATACTTCAACGGCGGTCTGTTCGAAAACAGTAAGACCTATCCGCTCGGCGGATTCCTGGTGCACAATCTTTATGAAGCAGCGCGGCAGAACTGGCGCAGGGTCGAACCCGCTATTTTCGGCACACTGCTGGAACAGGCGCTCGATGCGAAGGAGCGCTCCAAACTGGGCGCGCATTACACGCCGCGGCCCTATGTCGAACGGCTCGTTCGCGCCACTATACTCGATGTGCTCGAGCCCCAATGGGAAGCCATCGAAGCGCTGCCGGAAGAGAAGATTCTCAATGCGGCGCAGGCGTTCCATACGAAGCTGGTTTCCACTCGTGTGCTCGATCCCGCATGCGGTACGGGGAACTTCCTCTATGTCGCGATGGAGCTTCTGCAGGCGCTTGAAAGCCGGGTGATCGAGCGCATTCTGACGCTGGGCGGTGAAGCGCGCCCAAGGGTCGGTCCACAACAGTTTTACGGGCTGGAAATCAATCCGCGCGCAGCCAAGATTGCCGAGCTGGTGCTCTGGATCGGCTGGCTGCGCAACCGGCTGAAAGATGATCCGGACGATGTGCCTGAACCGGTGCTCAAACGCAGCGCGAACCTAAATATGGGGCGGCGCGGGCGCTATGACGCTATTCTACGGCTCACCGAAAGCGGCGAGCCAAATTATGAAAATCCGGTGCTGGCCGAATGGCCCGAAGTAGAATTTATCATCGGGAATCCGCCCTTTATCGGCGGCAAGGATATCCGCGATCGGATGGGCAGCGACTATGCCGAGGCGATGTGGAAGGCGAATGAACGCGTTCCCAGGTCCGCCGATTTTGTGATGCAATGGTGGGACCGCGCAGCGCACACGTTGGTAGCAGAGGGCAGTTCGCTGAAGCGGTTCGGATTTGTGACCACCAATTCGATCACGCAGGAGTTTAGTAGGCGAGTGATCGCACAATATCTTGGCGATGTTGGCAGCCTTTCGCTCCTTATGGCGATTCCCGATCACCCTTGGACCAAGGCAACGAAGGATGCCGCCGCTGTGCGGATTGCAATGACCGTGGCCGAGCGCGGCACGCATGAGGGTGCGCTGCTCGAAGTGACCAGTGAAGCTAATCTCGATAGCGATGACCCCAATGTGGCGCTGGCCAAGGTGGTAGGAGCGATCAACGCCAATCTGACGGTTGGGGCGAGCGCGAGCGATGCCAAGCCCCTATTGGCCAATCACGGGCTTTGCTATCGCGGCGTTCAACTCATCGGCTCAGGGTTTATCGTAACTGAGGAGCAAACACGCGATCTAGGTCTCGGTAAACGCGACGGATTGGAAGCGCATATCCGCCCCTATCGAAATGGCCGTGACCTACTGCAAACGCCACGCGGTGTAATGGTGATCGACCTGCTTGGACTTGATGAGAAGGAAGTGCGACTGCGCTATCCTGAAGTCTACGAGCATATCCTGCGCGAAGTGAAGCCAGAGCGCGACAAGAACCGTCGTGAGACCTACAAGAGGAATTGGTGGATCTTTGGTGAGCCGCGCCGCGACCTGAGACCAGCTCTTGAGGGTCTGACTCGTTATATTGCGACGGTGGAAACCTCGAAGCACCGCGTGTTTCAGTTTCTCGATATAAAGATTCTACCTGACAACAAGTTGATTGCAATCTGTGACGAGGACTGCGCAACGTTGGGTGTTCTCCAATCGCAGATCCATCTTCAATGGACATTTGCAAACTGTGGGTTGCTGGGTGTCGCGAGTTTCGAACAAGGCCATGTCTACGTAAAATCTAAAGTCTTCGATCCTTTCCCTTTTCCCGATCCCACTGACATACAACGCGAATCGATTGCCGAGCTTGCCGAAGAGCTCGATGAAACGCGCAAGGCCGCTATCGCCGAGACCGACAAGCTCACAATGACCGAGCTGTACAATCTGCGCGAGAAGCTGCGTACTGGTGAGCCTCTCTCAGACAGAGATTCCAAACGCGCCACTGCTGCGCGCGCAGGCATCGTCAACCGTCTACACGAACAGCTCGATCAGGCTGTCGCCGATGCTTATGGCTGGGGGGAGGAATGGGCCGCAGGCACGCTTGGCCCTAGCGAAATTGTAGCGCGACTAGTCTCCCTCAACCATGAGCGTGCCAAGGAAGAGAAAAGCGGCCGTATTCGTTGGTTGCGTCCAAGCTATCAGAAACCGCGCTTCAGATCAGACTAG